The Microbacterium sp. zg-Y1090 sequence GTTGAGAGCGTCGTCACCGAGCACAGCGTCGACGTACGCAGACGGCGCTTCGTTGGAGACGGTGACACTGACCCACGGCGACTTGACGACGTTGCCGCTCGGATCGGTGACGGTCACCCGGTAGCGGTGGCTGGCACCCGGCTGCAGCCCGGCGTCGCTCACCACCTCGCCGGTCGGCTGCCAGAAGGTCGCGGCGATGGTCTTCTCGCTGATGGGTGCCGACGTCTCGTTGTCGCGGTAGACGCGGTAGGTCAGCGACAGGTCGTCGCGGTCCCAGTTCGTCTGATAGCGCAGACGAACCTTGCCGGACTCGTAGGAGGTCACCGACGGCGTCCAGCTCTCACCGGACAGGCGCGGGCCCTGCTTGTTCGGCGCGAGCGACCGCACCGCGAAGCGCACGAGGCCCTGCTGCCGGGTGCCGTTGACGCTGGGGAACTCTCCGCCGTAGATGACGTAGTCGTCGTTTCCGGTGACCGTCCAGACCGCCTGGTTCTGCCCGGTGAACGTTCCGGGAGGCGTCAGCGGGTACCAGTTGAGGATCTCGGGCCGCGGCGTGCCCGGGTGGTCGGGGTAGCCGTAGATGTCGGGCGTGTTGACGCCCCGCGCGTCGGTCGTCCAGGCGGTGGCGTGGTTGAAGCTCCACGGGTTGGTCTGCGGAAAGCCCCCGCTGTTGCCGCAGTAGTGCTTGTGGCTGGCTGAGTAGGCGATGTCGCGCACGATCGCGATGTCGTAGGTGTCGCCGTGGCAGTCCTCGATCCAGGCAAGCGAGCCGTCGGCCCAGTTGCCGGCGAAGGAGCCCTCGAGCGTGCCGGCGCTGCCGTAGTGCCACCCGACGCCATAGAACTTGGTGCCGTCGGTGGCCAGCGACATGATGCCGGAGCCCTCACCGGCGTTGCGGATGCGCGTGTTCACTCCGAGAGGAAGTCCCGCGCCGGTCGCACCATCGGCGCGGAAGATACCGAAGCCGGGATTGCCTGACCCGCCGACCGAGCGGAAATTGCCGGAGAAGACCACCTGCGAACCGGTGGCGTCGGCCACGATGCTCTGCACCTGGCCCTCGTCCACCGGCACCGAGAACGGCAGCACGGCGGTGCCCGCGGCATTCAGCTTGGCCACGCGGTTGCGCGGCTGCGATCCGACCGCGGTGAAGTAGCCGGCCACGTACACGCCGTCGGCGGTCGGGTACACGGCCTTGCCGATGTTGTTCAGGCTGAGCGTGTTGGCCGTCAGATTGCCGCTGGGCAGGTCGAGCACGGCGAAGCGCGAACGTGCCTGCCCGTTCACCTGCGAGAACGACCCGGTGACGTAGAGCTTCTTGCCGTCGGGCGACGCGGCGAGCTCGTTGACACGGTTGTTGAAGGTCGGCGCGAACGAGGCGATCAGCTGCCCCGTCGTCAGGTCGTAGGCGACGATGTTGGTGCGCTTGGTGAGGTTCTGCCCCACCGCGGCGCCCGCCGGTCGCACGTTCTCGAACTGGCCCGCCGCGTACACCGTGTTGCCGACGATCGTCTGCGTCCACACCACGCCGTTGTCGATCTGCAGCGTCGGCAGGGCGTCAGCCGACACCGTCTCGGGCAGAGGTGGCACCGCTGCGGCGGTCGGTGGCGGCACCTCCTCCGCCAGCGCCGTGGACGGCACGGCCAGAAGGCCGGCGATGACGACGGCTCCAGTGATTACGGACGCAAGGACACGACGGCCCCGAGTGTGCAGCGACACAGCGACTTCCCCCAAGTAAGCGCCGATTCCGCTTCTTCCCCAAGAAGCCGACGCGATTGACCCACCCCCAGTGGGATCGGGCACAGCATATGGGCCGGATCGGCCCGCCCGCAAGAGCGGGTTTCAGCTCAGTGAGCCTTCGAAGGCCACGATGGGCTCGGTCACGACGAGGTCGACCTCCACACGCACGCGCCCGCGCTGGTCTTCGGGTACTTCGAAGACGAACGTTCCCGAGGCCTTCTCCCCCGGTGCGACCGACCGCGGGAAGGGCGACCCCTCCGGCAACGACACCGGGCTCGCCTGCAGCAGGTCGTCGCCGTAGTAGACCGTGACGACGGTCGTCGTCAGGTCGATCGCGGCGTCGGTGTCGTTCGCGATCTCCGCGGTCACGCGCAGCGCGGGCCCACTGATCTCGCCGGGCAGCTTCGCCTCGCCCGTGACGGACTCGATCCCTGTGACCGAGGCGGTGACGCCGTCGGTGACGACCGCCGTCTCGTCGAAGGCGACCGGCTCGGCCGGGCCGCGGTCGGGTGCGGCACCGTCCGCGCCGTCCCCCGGCGTGGCATCGGGGGTCGCGGCCTGCGGCGTCGCGGCATCCGGTGTCGCCGAATCCGGTGCCGGCGTGGTCGTCGGCGTGGACGCCGCGGGCTGCGCCGTGTCATCGGTCCCCGAGTTCACGGCGACGGCGATGCCGACCACGGCACCCACGACGATCACCGCCAGCGCCGCCCACAGCCAGCCTCGCCGATTCGGCGCCGCGCGCTGCGCGCCGTCGTCCGCCGTCGTCTCACGGTCCCCATTCATCGCCGTCTCCCCCCGGTTACGCGATACCCCGCCATGACTGTACTCCGTCAGCGACCCGGCACGTGCCCGGCCGCGATCCGCCGGCCGTCTCGGATGCCGCGCACGGCTGCCCGCCAGGGGGCCGCCGACTGCACCAGCTGCCGCCGGCCGCCCCGCAGCAGGATCTCCTTCGCCGACGACAGCATGCCCGAGCGCCACCGGCGCACGCCGGCGTCGTCGAGGTGCTTGGCCGCGAACAGCATGCGGTTGCGGATGTTGTAGTAGTAGTACAGCTCGGACTTGGCGTGACCGCGGCGGCTTCTGTCGGTCTGCGTGCCGCCTTCGTCATGCACCGCGACGGCGTCGTCGACGACGACCAACTCGCCGCCGGCCCGCTGCGCCCGGCGCGAGAAGTCGACGTCTTCCCAGTACAGGAAGTAGCTCTCGTCGAAGCCTCCGGCGGCATCCCACAGCTCCACGGGAACCCACAGGCAGGCGCCGGTCAGCCACTCCCACCGGTCGTCGCCCGGGTGGACCGGCCGCTTCGCGCGACCACGGGTCACACCGTCGGAGAGATACACGTCGGCTCCGGCGAACCAGGTCGCGCCCGTGCTGGTGACGATGCGCGGCGCGCAGAGCGCCCGGTGGGCGGGGTCGCGCGCACGCAGCCGTGCGACGCAGCCCTCGCGCAGCACCGCGTCGGGGTTCAGCAGCACCAGATCCTGCGCCCCGTGCTCCCGCGCACGGGCGACTCCCGCGTTGACCCCGCCGCCGAACCCCAGGTTGGTGTCGGGTTCCACCAGCTGCCAGGCATGGTCGGCGGCGAGCCGACGCACCCTCTCGCGTTCCGCAGACGTCGAGACGTTGTCGACGACGACCACGATGTCGGCTGCGGCGGCGCGCTGCGAGGTGACGAGGTTCTGCGCCAGCAGGTCGCTGGAGCCGTAGTTCACCACGACGATCGCCAGCGGCCGCGGTGCCGCGGACTCAGCCGACATCGCGCATCTCGCGGAACCACTTGACCGCCGCGGCGACCAGGAACAGGGCGTTGGCGGCGAACAGCAGACCGTACGCGACGAGGAACACCGGCGGCGCGCCCCACAGCACGAACACCAGGCAGACCATGCCGAAGTCGGTCGGCAGCAGCATCATCGAGCGCGCGAAGGTGCCGCCGCCGCGCGAGTGCGTGGACGGCACGCCGCGGGCACCCTTGAGCAGGTCGTTGAGCAGCATGCCGAAGAACGTCGTGGTGGCGACGGCCGAGAATCCGAGCGGGATGAGCAGGGATGCCGCCGGCAGCTCGGGCGCGAACCGGTAGAGGCCGATGGCCACCGCCAGATGCAGCGAGGAGATCTTCAGCGCGTCGACGAAGTGGTCGAGCCACTCCCCGGCGATGCTGCCACCGCCGCGCAACCGGGCGACCTGCCCGTCGGCGGAGTCCCATGCGTACCCGAGCACGAGCAGTGCGGCGACGACGAGACCGAGCCACCAGCTGACCGGTGCGAGGGCGAGCAGCGCGATCGCGGCGAAGGTGTGCACGGCGCTCACGGCGGTGACCTGGTTGGGCGTCAGGCCCAGACCGTACGCCACCGCGGCGAGCACACGACCGAGCTTGCGGTTGACGTACACGGAGTACGCGGGTGCTCCCCGGGCATGGCCTTTCTGCGCCGAGCGCAGTCGGGTGAGCGTCGCCGCGAATGAGCGATCGGTCAGTTCCGTGGTCACGTCATCTCCTCCTGGCGCTGCCGCGCGGCGGTTGCCGCACGTGCGCCGTAATACGCATGATCCCGGCCGGCCAGACCGTCGATCCCTCCCAGACCGCGCGCCAGGTCGCGACGCCCGACCGCATCCGCGCCCTGGGACCGACTGACCGTCGCCGCGGCGATCCTGATCGTTCCGGATCCCATTCGCGCCAGCGCGGCGGCGAGCGCACGCGCCCGAACACCGACCCTGCGCCCGCGCGAGTCCTCGGCGAGCGCCAGGGACACTCGTACGCCTGCTGCCGCCATGCCGCGGGTGCGGT is a genomic window containing:
- a CDS encoding glycosyltransferase family 2 protein, translated to MSAESAAPRPLAIVVVNYGSSDLLAQNLVTSQRAAAADIVVVVDNVSTSAERERVRRLAADHAWQLVEPDTNLGFGGGVNAGVARAREHGAQDLVLLNPDAVLREGCVARLRARDPAHRALCAPRIVTSTGATWFAGADVYLSDGVTRGRAKRPVHPGDDRWEWLTGACLWVPVELWDAAGGFDESYFLYWEDVDFSRRAQRAGGELVVVDDAVAVHDEGGTQTDRSRRGHAKSELYYYYNIRNRMLFAAKHLDDAGVRRWRSGMLSSAKEILLRGGRRQLVQSAAPWRAAVRGIRDGRRIAAGHVPGR
- a CDS encoding DUF4352 domain-containing protein — translated: MNGDRETTADDGAQRAAPNRRGWLWAALAVIVVGAVVGIAVAVNSGTDDTAQPAASTPTTTPAPDSATPDAATPQAATPDATPGDGADGAAPDRGPAEPVAFDETAVVTDGVTASVTGIESVTGEAKLPGEISGPALRVTAEIANDTDAAIDLTTTVVTVYYGDDLLQASPVSLPEGSPFPRSVAPGEKASGTFVFEVPEDQRGRVRVEVDLVVTEPIVAFEGSLS
- a CDS encoding CDP-alcohol phosphatidyltransferase family protein, which encodes MTTELTDRSFAATLTRLRSAQKGHARGAPAYSVYVNRKLGRVLAAVAYGLGLTPNQVTAVSAVHTFAAIALLALAPVSWWLGLVVAALLVLGYAWDSADGQVARLRGGGSIAGEWLDHFVDALKISSLHLAVAIGLYRFAPELPAASLLIPLGFSAVATTTFFGMLLNDLLKGARGVPSTHSRGGGTFARSMMLLPTDFGMVCLVFVLWGAPPVFLVAYGLLFAANALFLVAAAVKWFREMRDVG